The nucleotide sequence TAACTATGAAAACCCATTctcacctatggacaatttagatTTTCTATTTAACTTACTCTGCCCTGCATATACGGAGGCCAGAGTACACCcgaaaaacatgcaaactccacacagaaagACCGAATCTGAGATTCAAACTCAGAACTCTGGGCCGGCCCCTAGATCAATGTGCTGCCTTCATATTATAtagtgttagtttttttttgtttgtttgtttgtttgtttgtttttttaaacatatgagctgcagtaagttttttttttttttttaaacatatgagCTGCAGTCACAAAGCAATTTTCTATAAAGCATCAAATAAAGAAAACATCTAAAACAAAACGTTCTTTGTTATAACTGCATGAAATTCATGGTCAGTAGCCTAAATTTCCAGTTCATCACTCTACAATTGCAAAACACATCCAAATTGCCATGGAAAGTGTTTCTAATTTCCCACAACCCTGTGTCCCACATGATGGAAGTTGATAGGGCTTTAACGCCAGATGCTTCGGTACGTGGGCCAGTGCCCAAAGGACCACCCTCAGTGTATTGACTCATTCAGACTGTGCTCACTGGGTGAACTCCGGCTCATGTTTGACAAGCTGGCCATAAGAGACTTGACTTTGTGCGCATAATAGTTCCTCAAATTGACCGAGGGCACCTCTTTGATACCTTCGTCAAAGTCACAGCTTCGCATTGCGATCTCCAGCTGTTTTTGTCTCTTGTAAAACTGGGAGAATTTATTAAAAATGAGTGTGATCGGAAGCACTACAACTAAGATTCCCGCCAGGATGCAGGCCGAGGCTGTCAGCTTGCCCGCAATGGACAAGGGTACCACGTCTCCGTAGCCCACGGTGGTCATGCTCACCGTGGCCCACCACCAGCACGCTGGGATGGTGGACAGGTCCTCGCTGTCTTCTTTCTCGACCGTGTATGCCATGACAGAGAAGAAAGACACTCCGACCGCGAGATAGAGAAGCAGCAGGCCAACCTCCTTGTAGCTGTTTCTCAAGGTGGCCCCCAGGGAGCGCAGCCCGGTCGAGTGGCGTGCCAACTTCAGAATGCGGAAAATCCTCATGAGCCTCAGCACTTGAGCAACGCGGCCTAGGTTGGCCAGCGCCGGGCTGCTCTCCACCACCAGGTTGATGACGAGCGTCAAGTAAAAGGGAAGTATGGACACCAAGTCGATCACGTTCAACGGGAGTTCGAAGAAGTGCACAAGGTCCGGGGCCACTGCGAACCTGGCCACCAGCTCCAGTGTGAACCAGGCGATGCCTAAGTGTTCCACGATCTCAAAGCGCAGGTCTTCCTTGGGCTGCCCCTCAGCGTCTAAGAGGCTGAACTCGCTCATGCTGTTCATGCACATAGTGGCAATGGAGCCAAGCACCACCAGGATGGAGAAGATGCTGATCACGCGGCTGGCCACAGAGTAGCCTGGGTTGTCCAATATCAACCAAATGCGCCTGCGGATGCTCCCCAGCGGCTGCTTGTCAAATTTAGTGGCGTCATTGTAAAACTCCAACAGCTCGTCGAACGAGGAAGTGGTGCTTCCTTCGTCACTCCTGTCCTCCCACTCTTCCCGGTCTTGATTCATTTTCCGACAGTGGTAGGAGCCACTGCAGCAAGAGTCGAGAAAGAACTCGTTAATGCCCCAGTACTCGATCTCCTGGCTAAAAGAGAAGATGCACAGCTCGGCCATGACATGCAGCCGGCCCGTGTTGTAGAAATTCAACACGTAGGGGAAAAGTGTGGGGTTCCTGTCAAAGTAAAACTCTTTTTCTGCGTCATCATAGTCGTCGCACAGCTCCAATATGGACTCCTTGGACCGGCATTGGAGAAGACGCGCCAGCCGTGTCTCCGGAAACCGAGACAGCGTGTCTGTGTGGAGACGCTTCTTGAAGCCACCCACGTTGATGCGGATAGCGGCATTGTCCCCCGCGGGACCCCTGCCACCAGGTTCCCTCAGGGCCTGACCCGTCATATCTGAGCATGcacacaaagaaaaatccaaGAAAAAAAGTCTCAATAGAAACATTGATGTAAGTGAACTATTTGCTGGCTTGTGCTTTGTAATTAACCATCATCTATTTACGGTACAACCACGTGTTCCCCTCACACGTATTGACAAGAATTAGAAGCAAACATTGAAACAAAGAACTTACCGCAATCGGCTCACCAAATCCCGACAGATGATTCCACTGATGGCATCCTGTCAATTTGTGGCCAAGTTGTCCCCCTAGATTGCACAAATGAACATGTATTTCCTGGAAAACTGCAGGCGCGTCTCAGTCACGTTGATTGGGATGAACTCTTCCAAAGGGGAGTGATGCCAAATGTGAAGATGCAGCcatacaaaaacaaatgacactCCTTTCTCAAATAGGCAAGAAAATAGTCCGTCTGTGCTTGCAGCATCACAGCCTCGGATAGGTCTGGGCTATGAGCGCATGCAGGCAGACACACGCCCTGACAACTGCTTTTGTTTGAACAGGGGGATTCCTCTCTCTGGCTCGCTCTATTCCATCCCCCTCGCTCTTGCtttctcactctcactcactctggctttctctctctctctctctctctctctctctctctctctctctctctctctctctctctctctctctctctccaacaTCTCGTTTCTATCTGTTGCTGCGCAGCAACACGTAGCTCTCCCACTGCACCGCCCACCTCCCTCCACTTTCAACAACACGGTGATGAGAGGACATCGGCTCTTTTAAGAGGAGTCACCACTGACCAGGTAGTAAACATATAGACAGTGGGGCAGGCATCTTAGTAAATCCAACCATTATCATAAAAGAGAAAAAGCAAGCAAAGAGAGCAGACACATTTGTCACATGCAATGGCCACGGTCAAAAGAACAAGATGGGAAAGCTACAGCTTGAGGGCCTTAAATGCCCTCCAAGAGCATTTGTGATTGCTAGACAACAATTGACTCAGAGCTTTTTTTCATTCCGTGACCAAGCTAGTAACTCAATTCATAATTTATCAGCATCTTAATATGTCACATCTGTGAGGTATTTGGATTGTCAGTTTAGACAGATTTGTTTGCAATATTTGAAAGATATGCATTTTGTGTACATAAAAAAATGCTTAGATCTTCGAGCTCAG is from Syngnathus scovelli strain Florida chromosome 9, RoL_Ssco_1.2, whole genome shotgun sequence and encodes:
- the LOC125974921 gene encoding potassium voltage-gated channel subfamily S member 2, whose amino-acid sequence is MTGQALREPGGRGPAGDNAAIRINVGGFKKRLHTDTLSRFPETRLARLLQCRSKESILELCDDYDDAEKEFYFDRNPTLFPYVLNFYNTGRLHVMAELCIFSFSQEIEYWGINEFFLDSCCSGSYHCRKMNQDREEWEDRSDEGSTTSSFDELLEFYNDATKFDKQPLGSIRRRIWLILDNPGYSVASRVISIFSILVVLGSIATMCMNSMSEFSLLDAEGQPKEDLRFEIVEHLGIAWFTLELVARFAVAPDLVHFFELPLNVIDLVSILPFYLTLVINLVVESSPALANLGRVAQVLRLMRIFRILKLARHSTGLRSLGATLRNSYKEVGLLLLYLAVGVSFFSVMAYTVEKEDSEDLSTIPACWWWATVSMTTVGYGDVVPLSIAGKLTASACILAGILVVVLPITLIFNKFSQFYKRQKQLEIAMRSCDFDEGIKEVPSVNLRNYYAHKVKSLMASLSNMSRSSPSEHSLNESIH